Proteins co-encoded in one Kutzneria chonburiensis genomic window:
- a CDS encoding heme-binding protein, whose amino-acid sequence METVFRASAPVADAGPDLGPLLELPGTWVGNGFNLISRPDQHNNKPFFLELNTTRETLSFTPIGAPIPNRGSGQDDIFFLGVHYLQQISDGVTSGALHLEPGMWLNVPATTDPVAPASVVRMATIPHGDALLAQGSSLVVDGPPVIAPADSTPTFSTGPNVGQKLTGAYLDPFTTTPLPPGIPAGAIADPNVVLTEAISQQKIVETTVLIISTTTDVGGTTGGIQNIPFVVKNANATALSAIFWIEKVQNDDGSTFMQLQYTQQVTLDFLGINWPHIQVATLVKQ is encoded by the coding sequence ATGGAAACAGTATTTCGGGCCAGCGCGCCGGTTGCCGATGCCGGGCCGGATCTCGGCCCGCTGCTGGAACTGCCGGGCACCTGGGTCGGCAACGGATTCAATCTGATCTCACGGCCGGACCAGCACAACAACAAGCCGTTCTTCCTGGAGCTCAACACCACCCGGGAAACGCTGTCGTTCACGCCGATCGGGGCGCCGATTCCGAACCGGGGCAGCGGTCAGGACGACATCTTCTTCCTCGGCGTGCACTATCTCCAGCAGATCAGCGATGGCGTCACCAGCGGGGCGCTGCACCTGGAACCGGGCATGTGGCTGAACGTGCCGGCGACCACGGATCCGGTCGCGCCGGCCAGCGTGGTCCGGATGGCGACCATTCCGCACGGCGACGCGCTGCTGGCCCAGGGCTCCTCGCTGGTCGTCGACGGGCCGCCGGTGATCGCGCCGGCCGACTCCACGCCGACCTTCTCCACCGGCCCCAACGTGGGGCAGAAGCTGACCGGGGCCTACCTGGACCCGTTCACCACCACGCCGCTGCCGCCCGGCATCCCGGCCGGCGCGATCGCCGACCCCAACGTGGTGCTGACCGAGGCGATCAGCCAGCAGAAGATCGTCGAGACCACGGTGCTGATCATCAGCACCACCACGGACGTCGGCGGCACCACCGGCGGCATCCAGAACATCCCGTTCGTCGTCAAGAACGCCAACGCGACGGCGTTGAGCGCGATCTTCTGGATCGAGAAGGTGCAGAACGACGACGGCAGCACCTTCATGCAGCTCCAGTACACCCAGCAGGTCACGCTGGACTTCCTGGGCATCAACTGGCCGCACATCCAGGTGGCCACGCTGGTGAAGCAGTAG
- a CDS encoding DUF3499 domain-containing protein has translation MRSVRRCSRTGCTNPAVATLTYAYADSTAVVGPLATYSEPHSYDLCEEHAMRLTVPRGWEVVRHEGEFAAPEPSVDDLTALAEAVREAGRADRPVDRVDPTRIDPMGAQRRGHLRVLPDPIED, from the coding sequence GTGCGGAGCGTGAGGCGGTGCTCGCGAACCGGGTGTACGAACCCGGCAGTCGCCACGCTCACCTACGCCTATGCGGACTCCACCGCGGTCGTCGGACCCCTGGCCACCTACTCCGAACCGCACAGTTACGACCTGTGCGAGGAGCACGCCATGCGGCTCACGGTGCCCCGCGGCTGGGAGGTCGTCAGGCATGAGGGTGAGTTCGCCGCTCCCGAGCCGTCGGTCGACGACCTGACGGCCCTGGCGGAGGCGGTGCGGGAGGCCGGCCGGGCCGACCGACCGGTGGACCGGGTCGACCCGACCCGGATCGACCCGATGGGGGCCCAGCGACGGGGCCACCTGCGGGTGTTGCCCGACCCGATCGAGGACTGA
- the manA gene encoding mannose-6-phosphate isomerase, class I: MELLHNAVRPYAWGSRTAIAELLGKPVPAPHPEAELWMGAHPGGPSHLVEPDGDERSLLDVLAADPDGQLGPALAARWGGRLPFLLKVLAADEPLSLQAHPSAEQAAAGYAREEAAGIPRDAKNRNYPDPTAKPELICALTEFHALAGFASPERTVRLLRGLDAPGLAHYTELLAGQPDADGLRALFTTWITLPQQALSQLLPQLLDSCVRQVKDRGEFDLECRTVLELGEAYPGDAGVLAAVLLNRIVLKPGEAIFLPAGNPHAYLRGTGIEILANSDNVLRCGLTPKHVDVPELLRVLDFSYGQMPVQRGDEVAPHNFVYPTPAAEFELSRLAWDSAGRPVRIDHAGPQVLICIDGAVTLRRDDGVELPLTRGESAWLAAADPAVEVVPTSAPAAVFRATAGVDLPNN, encoded by the coding sequence GTGGAGTTGCTGCACAACGCGGTGCGTCCCTACGCATGGGGCTCGCGCACCGCGATCGCCGAGCTGCTCGGCAAGCCCGTGCCGGCGCCGCACCCCGAGGCCGAGCTGTGGATGGGGGCGCATCCCGGCGGCCCGTCACACCTGGTCGAGCCCGACGGTGACGAGCGCTCCCTGCTCGACGTGCTCGCCGCCGACCCGGACGGCCAGCTCGGGCCGGCGCTGGCCGCGCGCTGGGGCGGTCGGCTGCCGTTCCTGCTCAAGGTGCTGGCCGCCGACGAGCCGCTGAGCCTGCAGGCCCACCCGTCGGCCGAGCAGGCCGCCGCTGGCTACGCCCGTGAAGAGGCGGCCGGCATCCCGCGGGACGCCAAGAACCGCAACTACCCGGACCCGACGGCCAAGCCCGAGCTGATCTGCGCGCTGACCGAGTTCCACGCGCTGGCCGGCTTCGCCTCGCCGGAACGCACCGTCCGGCTGCTGCGCGGCCTGGACGCACCGGGGCTGGCCCACTACACCGAACTGTTGGCCGGCCAGCCCGACGCCGACGGCCTGCGCGCGCTGTTCACCACGTGGATCACGCTGCCCCAGCAGGCCCTGAGCCAGCTGCTGCCGCAGCTGCTGGACTCGTGCGTGCGGCAGGTCAAGGACCGCGGCGAGTTCGACCTGGAGTGCCGGACCGTGCTCGAGCTGGGCGAGGCCTACCCGGGCGACGCCGGTGTGCTGGCCGCCGTGCTGCTCAACCGGATCGTGCTCAAGCCCGGCGAGGCGATCTTCCTGCCGGCCGGCAACCCGCACGCCTACCTGCGCGGGACCGGCATCGAGATCCTGGCCAACTCCGACAACGTGCTGCGCTGTGGGCTCACCCCCAAGCACGTGGACGTGCCGGAACTGCTGCGGGTGCTGGACTTCTCGTACGGACAGATGCCGGTGCAGCGTGGCGACGAGGTCGCCCCGCACAACTTCGTCTACCCGACGCCGGCGGCCGAGTTCGAGCTGTCCCGGTTGGCGTGGGACTCGGCCGGCCGCCCGGTCCGGATCGACCACGCCGGGCCGCAGGTGCTGATCTGCATCGACGGGGCGGTCACGCTGCGCCGTGACGACGGCGTCGAGCTGCCGCTGACGCGCGGCGAGTCGGCCTGGCTGGCCGCCGCCGACCCGGCCGTCGAGGTCGTGCCGACGAGCGCGCCGGCCGCGGTGTTCCGGGCCACTGCCGGGGTTGATTTGCCCAACAACTAG
- the cofD gene encoding 2-phospho-L-lactate transferase, translated as MKVVVLVGGVGGARFLTGVKAALPEGAEITALVNTGDDVWLHGLRICPDLDTCMYTLGGGIDTERGWGLSGETWRVKEELAAYGAEAPWFGLGDRDIATHLVRTRMLRAGYPLSAVTEALCARWQPGVRLLPMTDDQVETHVVVDVPGSEDERRAIHFQEWWIRYHAELPAHSIVPIGADEAKPAPGVLDAIAGADAVLFAPSNPVVSVGTVLSIPGVREAVRATSAGVVGISPIIGNAPVRGMADACLTAIGVETSAEAVGRHYGSRKADGVLDGWLIAPEDKAVVDGVAVRNVPLLMSDVDATAAMVRAALDLAGVSLA; from the coding sequence GTGAAGGTCGTGGTATTGGTCGGCGGCGTCGGCGGAGCGCGGTTCCTGACCGGCGTGAAGGCGGCGCTGCCCGAAGGGGCAGAAATCACCGCGTTGGTGAACACCGGCGACGACGTGTGGCTGCACGGCCTGCGTATCTGCCCGGACCTGGACACCTGCATGTACACCCTGGGCGGCGGTATCGACACCGAGCGCGGGTGGGGGCTGTCCGGCGAGACCTGGCGGGTCAAGGAGGAACTGGCCGCCTACGGCGCCGAGGCGCCGTGGTTCGGGCTGGGCGACCGCGACATCGCCACCCACCTGGTACGGACCCGCATGCTGCGCGCGGGATATCCGCTGTCCGCGGTCACGGAGGCGCTGTGCGCCCGCTGGCAGCCCGGCGTGCGGCTGCTGCCGATGACCGACGACCAGGTGGAGACGCACGTCGTGGTGGACGTGCCGGGCTCGGAGGACGAGCGGCGCGCGATCCACTTCCAGGAGTGGTGGATCCGGTACCACGCCGAGCTGCCGGCGCACTCGATCGTGCCGATCGGCGCCGACGAGGCCAAGCCCGCGCCCGGCGTGCTGGACGCGATCGCCGGCGCGGACGCGGTGTTGTTCGCGCCGTCCAATCCGGTCGTCAGTGTGGGCACCGTGCTGTCCATCCCGGGCGTGCGTGAGGCCGTGCGTGCGACCTCAGCGGGCGTGGTCGGCATCTCCCCGATCATCGGCAACGCGCCGGTGCGGGGCATGGCGGATGCCTGCCTGACCGCGATCGGCGTCGAGACCAGCGCCGAGGCCGTCGGCCGGCACTACGGCTCGCGCAAGGCCGACGGCGTGCTGGACGGCTGGCTGATCGCGCCCGAGGACAAGGCGGTCGTGGACGGCGTCGCGGTGCGCAACGTGCCGCTGCTGATGTCCGATGTGGACGCCACCGCGGCCATGGTCCGCGCGGCGCTGGACCTGGCCGGGGTGTCGCTCGCTTGA
- a CDS encoding site-2 protease family protein yields the protein MLCALPAADPYVGNRWLLTAGVVLFVVGGWVVSLCLHEFGHALVAFRGGDHEVAVRGYLTLDPRRYTDPVLSIVLPLVFLLIGGIPLPGGAVLINHWALRSKPVESLVSLAGPLFNLAIGLVLNVVVLFAPLPEGLQMAFAYLAFLQVLTFLLNILPVPGFDGFGVIAPWLSREAQAVAVRVRPWAPLVLFVLLFAVPAVSSVFFTIGRGLFDVLGGDIGHAGDGSYLFRFWTR from the coding sequence GTGCTGTGCGCGCTGCCGGCGGCCGACCCCTACGTCGGCAACCGCTGGCTGCTCACCGCGGGCGTCGTGCTCTTCGTCGTCGGCGGCTGGGTCGTTTCCCTGTGCCTGCACGAGTTCGGCCACGCCCTGGTGGCCTTCCGCGGCGGCGACCACGAGGTCGCGGTGCGTGGCTACCTGACCCTGGACCCGCGCCGCTACACCGACCCGGTGTTGAGCATCGTGCTGCCCTTGGTGTTCCTGCTCATCGGAGGTATTCCCCTTCCGGGCGGCGCCGTGCTCATCAATCACTGGGCGTTGCGATCGAAACCTGTCGAATCTCTGGTCTCGCTGGCCGGCCCGCTGTTCAACCTGGCGATCGGGCTGGTGCTCAACGTCGTCGTGCTGTTCGCCCCGCTGCCCGAGGGCCTGCAGATGGCCTTCGCCTACCTGGCGTTCCTGCAGGTGCTCACCTTCCTGCTGAACATCCTGCCGGTGCCGGGATTCGACGGCTTCGGCGTGATCGCGCCGTGGCTGTCGCGCGAGGCGCAGGCGGTCGCGGTGCGGGTGCGGCCGTGGGCCCCGCTGGTGCTGTTCGTGTTGCTGTTCGCCGTGCCGGCGGTCAGCAGTGTGTTCTTCACCATCGGCCGCGGGCTGTTCGACGTGCTCGGCGGCGACATCGGCCACGCCGGTGACGGCAGCTACCTGTTCCGGTTCTGGACCCGCTGA
- a CDS encoding Trm112 family protein, whose protein sequence is MAVQLDPQLLEILRCPSPDHAPLRPGTPDDADADMLTCTECGRGYPVQDGIPVLLLDEAVPPAGGQVG, encoded by the coding sequence ATGGCCGTCCAGCTCGACCCGCAGCTGCTGGAGATCCTGCGCTGCCCGTCGCCCGACCACGCGCCGCTGCGCCCCGGCACCCCGGACGACGCCGACGCGGACATGCTGACCTGCACCGAGTGCGGCCGCGGCTACCCCGTCCAGGACGGCATCCCGGTGCTGTTGCTGGACGAGGCGGTGCCGCCGGCGGGCGGCCAGGTGGGCTGA
- a CDS encoding WhiB family transcriptional regulator, with protein MLDGVFDGDDEEQEWQERALCAQTDPEAFFPEKGGSTREAKRICQGCEVRSECLEYALAHDERFGIWGGLSERERRKLKKRPA; from the coding sequence GTGCTGGACGGGGTGTTCGACGGTGACGACGAAGAGCAGGAGTGGCAGGAGCGCGCCCTGTGCGCGCAGACCGACCCCGAGGCGTTCTTCCCGGAGAAGGGCGGTTCCACCCGGGAGGCCAAGCGGATCTGTCAGGGCTGCGAGGTGCGCTCGGAGTGCCTCGAGTACGCACTGGCCCATGACGAGCGCTTCGGCATCTGGGGCGGGCTGTCCGAACGGGAACGCCGGAAGTTGAAGAAGAGGCCCGCCTAG
- a CDS encoding cation diffusion facilitator family transporter produces the protein MSAGGGTKAIVAALSANAGIAVAKFVGFAVTGSSSMLAEGVHSVADTANQGLLLLGKRTSQRKADAEHPFGYGRDRYFYSFVVALLLFTLGALFAIYEGVHKVEAPEPLEAPFVAVIILGLAVLLEGYSFRTAMAESRELRGSASWWQFIRQAKVPELPIVLLEDTGALFGLVFALSGVVLSLVTGNPVWDGIATVAIGALLGLIAVVLIIEMKSLLIGEGASPELLRTIVRELEGGNVERVIHIRTQYLGPEEILVAAKIAFSGTATVAEVARSIDDAEVRVRSAVPAARLIYLEPDLDRTAR, from the coding sequence ATGTCAGCAGGGGGCGGTACCAAAGCCATTGTCGCCGCGCTGAGCGCCAACGCCGGCATCGCGGTCGCGAAGTTCGTCGGATTCGCCGTGACGGGGTCGTCGTCGATGCTCGCCGAGGGCGTGCACTCGGTCGCCGACACCGCCAACCAGGGGCTGCTGCTGCTCGGCAAGCGCACTTCCCAGCGCAAGGCCGACGCCGAGCACCCGTTCGGCTACGGCCGTGACCGGTACTTCTACTCGTTCGTCGTGGCGCTGCTGCTGTTCACGCTCGGCGCCCTGTTCGCCATCTACGAAGGCGTCCACAAGGTCGAGGCGCCCGAGCCGCTCGAAGCGCCGTTCGTGGCGGTGATCATTCTGGGGCTCGCGGTGCTGCTGGAGGGCTACAGCTTCCGCACCGCCATGGCCGAGTCGCGGGAGCTGCGCGGCAGTGCCAGCTGGTGGCAGTTCATCCGGCAGGCCAAGGTGCCCGAGCTGCCCATCGTGCTGCTCGAGGACACCGGCGCCCTGTTCGGCCTGGTGTTCGCCCTGTCCGGCGTGGTGCTGTCGCTGGTGACCGGCAACCCGGTGTGGGACGGCATCGCCACCGTCGCCATCGGCGCGCTGCTCGGGCTCATCGCCGTCGTGTTGATCATCGAGATGAAGAGCCTGCTGATCGGCGAGGGGGCCTCGCCGGAGCTGCTGCGCACGATCGTGCGGGAGCTGGAGGGCGGCAACGTGGAGCGGGTGATCCACATCCGCACCCAGTACCTCGGTCCGGAGGAGATCCTGGTCGCCGCCAAGATCGCCTTCTCCGGCACCGCGACCGTCGCCGAGGTCGCCCGGTCCATCGACGATGCGGAGGTTCGGGTGCGATCCGCGGTCCCGGCGGCCCGTCTGATCTACCTGGAGCCCGATCTCGATAGGACTGCTCGGTAA
- a CDS encoding metallopeptidase family protein has translation MARGSRRRGRRSRDRHGRGLRGPLYPATLPAARSRAERFDALVIEALEPIEARWRTELTQLDVAVDDVPEVHVGPDDELSWEDGVVDDGNVPLARLVPAGVDRRGVPTRARIVLYRRPLEARAKDGADLADLVHDVLVEQIASYLGLDPDVIDGD, from the coding sequence ATGGCTCGAGGATCCAGGCGTCGGGGACGCCGCAGTCGCGACCGGCACGGCCGTGGCCTGCGCGGACCGCTCTATCCGGCGACGCTGCCGGCGGCCCGCAGCCGGGCCGAGCGGTTCGACGCGCTCGTGATCGAGGCGTTGGAGCCGATCGAGGCGCGCTGGCGGACCGAGCTGACCCAGCTGGACGTCGCGGTCGACGACGTGCCGGAGGTGCATGTCGGCCCGGACGACGAGCTGAGCTGGGAGGACGGTGTCGTCGACGACGGCAACGTGCCGCTGGCCAGACTGGTGCCGGCCGGGGTGGACCGACGCGGCGTGCCGACCCGGGCACGCATCGTGCTGTACCGCCGGCCGCTGGAGGCACGGGCCAAGGACGGGGCGGATCTCGCCGATCTTGTGCACGATGTGCTGGTCGAGCAGATCGCCAGCTACCTCGGCCTCGATCCGGACGTCATCGACGGCGATTAA
- a CDS encoding SIS domain-containing protein: MLDDTLLDDPSRLADTDTAGLLRAAAMAGAQVRAVAESAEEAGVERLAEDRPRALVLVTRPGIGVAASQLLAALLTTACPVPVVLAEAVPSWIGALDLVIAHTDDPGDVVLAESLDRATRRGARVIVTAPPDGPVAAAAAGRGLLLPPRIPVPTGFGFARALTAGLVVVGALGLLRTDIAELADELDREAERDHPMHESFVNPAKSLALRVADRTPLLWGLDQAATAVAWHAAFVLASHAGVVSDVAGYQQAIGRAALHRAAVQSSSGGDLFADPDDEQLTQPRVLLLSVSRGDAAEATRRAAEATLAGADVIRLDEVTGGDATCAAVLALRFELAALYLGLAAGTIGGPGYFAPAAV, translated from the coding sequence GTGCTCGACGACACCCTGCTCGACGACCCGTCCCGGCTGGCCGACACCGACACCGCCGGGCTGCTGCGCGCGGCGGCGATGGCCGGTGCGCAGGTGCGCGCGGTGGCCGAGTCCGCCGAGGAGGCGGGCGTCGAGCGGCTCGCCGAGGACCGGCCGCGAGCCCTGGTGCTGGTCACCCGGCCCGGCATCGGCGTGGCCGCGTCGCAGCTGCTGGCCGCGCTGCTGACCACGGCGTGCCCGGTGCCGGTGGTGCTGGCCGAGGCGGTGCCGAGCTGGATCGGCGCCCTCGACCTGGTCATCGCGCACACCGACGACCCGGGTGACGTCGTGCTGGCCGAGTCCCTGGACCGGGCCACCCGGCGCGGCGCGCGCGTGATCGTGACGGCGCCGCCGGACGGCCCGGTGGCCGCCGCGGCCGCCGGTCGCGGTCTGCTGCTGCCGCCACGGATCCCGGTGCCGACCGGCTTCGGCTTCGCGCGGGCGCTGACCGCGGGTCTGGTCGTCGTGGGGGCGCTGGGGCTGCTGCGTACCGACATCGCCGAGCTGGCCGACGAGCTCGACCGCGAGGCCGAGCGCGACCACCCGATGCACGAGTCGTTCGTCAACCCGGCCAAGAGCCTCGCGCTGCGCGTGGCCGACCGCACGCCGCTGCTGTGGGGCCTGGACCAGGCCGCCACCGCCGTCGCGTGGCACGCCGCGTTCGTGCTGGCCAGCCACGCCGGCGTGGTCAGCGACGTGGCCGGCTACCAGCAGGCCATCGGCCGCGCGGCGCTGCACCGCGCCGCCGTGCAGTCCAGTTCCGGCGGCGACCTGTTCGCCGACCCCGATGACGAGCAGCTCACCCAGCCCCGGGTGCTGCTGCTGTCCGTGTCGCGTGGCGACGCCGCCGAGGCGACCCGCCGCGCGGCCGAGGCGACCCTCGCCGGCGCCGACGTGATCCGGCTCGACGAGGTCACCGGTGGCGACGCCACCTGCGCCGCTGTGCTTGCCCTGCGTTTCGAGCTGGCCGCCCTCTACCTGGGGCTCGCGGCCGGCACCATCGGCGGTCCCGGCTACTTCGCCCCGGCCGCCGTGTGA
- a CDS encoding glycosyltransferase family 2 protein yields the protein MPGKAQPVLRTAPVLAVLVCHDGEPWLRLALSALRRSMPRPRHVIAVDTGSRDRTPKLLAEAASGDKPVLDGVLTLPRGTGFGDAVRAAVDHAVQRWGDPGRWLWLLHDDSAPEPDCLAALLAATEMSPAAGVLGPLGLDWNDPNIVVSAGLSTDSSGHRQTGISALESAQARYFEQSTESLAVSSAGSLIGRELWDRLGGYDPALPMLGDDLDFGWRANKAGSLVLSVPTARLRHARAATVGERRLDALAAPPGPFLRGVARAHGVRTFLVNCGVFSFLIGLPRLVLLCLLRALGFLLLRRGSDARAEIGAIRYLLSGRGRLLSARADRRRISVAGQKSVRGLFTSRLTRLRNTFRSGLAVLVRRRVQADAELGRLPASDAAPSPWLNPDDTGSSKLPVGPQALPAGALRGARRGPAGLRQPAAVVVPVAAQAPPGLRPSPRPRPSPRRRDEEAPNPLADLMIVEVDRGAVIRQLLLSPALWTFVALSVLGVLVNAGRLGTDLVGGRLLPVQDLAATWSSYLATWHPVSGGTAAPAPAALAVLGSLGAVLGGPKAAVAVLLFGDLPLAGVSAYVATRRMRVARPIRALIAATYALLPAAGTAVSQGRLDVVMVHLLLPLVLAGAATLLRGNAPGTWVATVASTSIGLAVIGAFSPLTHLLVLVGILIGFVAVPGHRRVLALFGIVLLPLALLLPWPAVVLQHPDVLLHGIGARLSDPAEPWTRIVTLDPGGPGPCR from the coding sequence TTGCCCGGTAAGGCCCAGCCGGTCCTGCGCACGGCACCGGTGCTCGCGGTGCTCGTGTGCCACGACGGCGAGCCGTGGTTGCGGCTGGCGCTGTCCGCGCTGCGGCGCTCGATGCCGCGCCCTCGGCACGTGATCGCGGTGGACACCGGATCCCGTGACCGGACGCCGAAGTTGTTGGCGGAAGCGGCATCCGGCGACAAGCCGGTGCTGGACGGCGTGCTCACCCTGCCGCGTGGAACCGGTTTCGGGGACGCCGTGCGGGCCGCCGTCGACCATGCCGTGCAGCGCTGGGGCGATCCCGGACGCTGGCTGTGGCTGCTGCACGACGACAGCGCGCCGGAGCCGGACTGCCTGGCCGCGCTGCTGGCCGCGACCGAGATGTCGCCGGCCGCCGGCGTGCTCGGGCCGTTGGGTCTCGACTGGAACGACCCGAACATCGTGGTGTCGGCCGGATTGTCCACGGATTCATCCGGTCATCGGCAGACCGGCATCTCCGCGCTGGAGAGCGCGCAGGCCCGGTATTTCGAGCAGAGCACCGAATCCCTGGCCGTCAGCTCGGCCGGCTCGCTGATCGGCCGCGAGCTGTGGGACCGGCTCGGCGGCTACGACCCGGCGCTGCCCATGCTCGGCGACGACCTCGACTTCGGTTGGCGGGCAAACAAAGCGGGTAGCCTCGTGTTGTCCGTGCCGACGGCCCGGCTGCGGCATGCGCGCGCGGCCACGGTCGGCGAACGCCGCCTGGACGCGCTGGCCGCGCCGCCCGGGCCATTCCTGCGCGGGGTGGCACGGGCCCACGGCGTGCGTACTTTCCTGGTCAACTGCGGGGTTTTCTCCTTCCTGATCGGCCTGCCCCGGCTGGTCCTGCTGTGCTTGTTGCGGGCGCTGGGCTTCCTGCTGCTGCGCCGGGGCTCGGACGCGCGCGCGGAGATCGGCGCGATCCGCTACCTGCTGTCCGGGCGGGGCCGGCTGCTGTCCGCTCGGGCAGACCGGCGGCGGATTTCGGTCGCCGGGCAAAAAAGTGTGCGCGGGTTGTTCACCAGCCGCCTGACCCGGTTGCGTAACACGTTCCGTAGTGGACTGGCCGTGCTGGTTCGGCGTCGGGTGCAGGCCGACGCCGAGTTGGGTCGGCTGCCGGCGTCGGACGCGGCCCCGTCGCCGTGGCTGAACCCTGACGACACAGGAAGTTCCAAGCTTCCGGTCGGACCACAGGCCCTGCCGGCCGGCGCGCTGCGTGGTGCGCGGCGTGGCCCCGCCGGTCTGCGGCAGCCCGCCGCCGTGGTCGTGCCGGTCGCGGCCCAGGCCCCGCCGGGACTGCGCCCGAGTCCGCGGCCACGGCCGTCGCCGCGACGACGGGACGAGGAAGCACCCAATCCGCTGGCCGATCTCATGATCGTCGAGGTCGATCGGGGCGCGGTGATCCGGCAGCTGCTGCTGTCGCCGGCACTGTGGACGTTCGTCGCGTTGTCGGTGCTCGGCGTACTCGTCAACGCCGGCCGGCTGGGCACGGATCTGGTCGGCGGCCGGCTGCTGCCCGTGCAAGACCTCGCCGCGACCTGGTCCTCGTACCTCGCGACGTGGCATCCGGTGTCCGGCGGCACAGCCGCGCCGGCCCCGGCGGCGTTGGCAGTACTGGGAAGTCTCGGCGCGGTGCTCGGCGGTCCCAAGGCCGCCGTGGCCGTGTTGCTGTTCGGCGACCTGCCGCTGGCCGGCGTCTCGGCGTACGTGGCCACGCGGCGAATGCGTGTGGCCAGGCCGATTCGCGCGCTCATCGCCGCCACGTACGCCCTGCTGCCGGCCGCCGGGACCGCGGTGTCGCAAGGCCGTCTGGACGTCGTGATGGTGCACCTGCTGCTGCCGCTCGTGCTCGCCGGCGCGGCAACCTTGTTGCGGGGCAACGCTCCTGGCACCTGGGTGGCCACTGTGGCCAGCACGTCCATCGGCCTTGCCGTGATCGGGGCCTTCTCGCCGCTGACGCATCTGCTGGTGCTGGTGGGCATTCTGATCGGCTTCGTGGCCGTGCCGGGGCACCGCCGCGTGCTGGCGCTGTTCGGAATCGTGTTGCTGCCCTTGGCTTTGCTGTTGCCATGGCCGGCGGTTGTGTTGCAGCATCCCGATGTTCTGCTGCACGGCATCGGCGCGCGACTGTCCGACCCGGCCGAGCCGTGGACCCGGATCGTCACCCTTGATCCGGGTGGGCCAGGGCCCTGCCGGTGA
- a CDS encoding phosphomannomutase/phosphoglucomutase, with product MPDLSAIVKAYDIRGVVGEQLDAAVTRELGAAFAKLVGGPSVVIGYDMRDSSPELSAAFAEGVTSQGVDVVTIGLASTDMLYFASGKLQLPGAMFTASHNPAKYNGIKLCRAGAAPVGQDSGLAEIREWAEQGVPAVEGRHGSVSERNMLAEYAAYLRQLVDLSGIRPLKIAVDAGNGMGGYTVPEVFAGLPIEVVPMYFELDGNFPNHEANPLDPANLVDLQRKVVEVGADAGLAFDGDADRCFVVDADGNPVSPSAVTALVAVRELAKDPGGTIIHNLITSRCVPEIVEEHGGKPVRTRVGHSFIKQRMAETGAIFGGEHSAHYYFRDFWRADTGMLAAMHVLAALGEQDNPLAELTAEYNRYEASGEVNSTVADQAASTEAVRAAYAGRDGVTFDELDGMTVDLGDGRWFNLRASNTEPLLRLNVEAPDAGAVAALRDEVLAIVRR from the coding sequence GTGCCCGACCTGTCTGCGATCGTCAAGGCCTACGACATCCGTGGGGTGGTCGGCGAGCAGCTGGACGCCGCCGTGACCCGGGAGCTCGGCGCGGCCTTCGCCAAGCTCGTCGGCGGACCGTCCGTGGTCATCGGGTACGACATGCGCGACTCCTCGCCGGAGCTGTCGGCCGCGTTCGCCGAGGGGGTGACCAGCCAGGGCGTCGACGTCGTGACCATCGGCCTGGCCAGCACCGACATGCTCTACTTCGCCTCCGGCAAGCTCCAGCTGCCCGGCGCCATGTTCACCGCCAGCCACAACCCGGCCAAGTACAACGGCATCAAGCTGTGCCGGGCCGGTGCGGCGCCGGTCGGGCAGGACAGCGGCCTGGCCGAGATCCGCGAGTGGGCCGAGCAGGGCGTGCCGGCGGTCGAAGGCCGTCACGGCAGCGTGAGCGAGCGCAACATGCTCGCCGAGTACGCGGCCTACCTGCGCCAACTGGTCGACCTGAGCGGCATCCGGCCGCTGAAGATCGCCGTCGACGCCGGCAACGGCATGGGCGGGTACACGGTCCCCGAGGTGTTCGCCGGGCTGCCGATCGAGGTCGTCCCGATGTACTTCGAGCTGGACGGCAACTTCCCCAACCACGAGGCCAACCCGCTGGACCCGGCCAACCTGGTCGACCTGCAGCGCAAGGTCGTCGAGGTCGGCGCGGACGCCGGACTGGCCTTCGACGGCGACGCCGACCGCTGCTTCGTGGTGGACGCCGACGGCAACCCGGTCTCGCCCAGCGCCGTGACCGCCCTGGTCGCCGTGCGCGAGCTGGCCAAGGACCCGGGCGGCACGATCATCCACAACCTGATCACCTCGCGCTGCGTGCCGGAGATCGTCGAGGAGCACGGCGGCAAGCCGGTGCGCACCCGCGTCGGGCACTCGTTCATCAAGCAGCGCATGGCCGAGACCGGCGCCATCTTCGGCGGCGAGCACTCCGCCCACTACTACTTCCGCGACTTCTGGCGGGCCGACACCGGCATGCTGGCCGCCATGCACGTGCTGGCCGCGCTGGGCGAGCAGGACAATCCGCTGGCCGAGCTGACCGCCGAGTACAACCGCTACGAGGCGTCCGGCGAGGTCAACTCCACCGTCGCCGACCAGGCCGCGTCCACCGAGGCCGTGCGCGCCGCCTACGCCGGCCGGGACGGCGTGACCTTCGACGAGCTCGACGGAATGACCGTCGACCTCGGCGACGGCCGCTGGTTCAACCTGCGCGCCTCCAACACGGAGCCGCTGCTGCGGTTGAACGTGGAGGCACCCGACGCGGGCGCGGTCGCCGCGCTGCGCGACGAGGTGCTGGCCATCGTCCGGCGCTGA